From the Lathyrus oleraceus cultivar Zhongwan6 chromosome 4, CAAS_Psat_ZW6_1.0, whole genome shotgun sequence genome, one window contains:
- the LOC127136324 gene encoding uncharacterized protein LOC127136324: MGYTWDPTTRIYKIRKQVSSYSIRHLEDDDDDEDDEDDEDGEENNNDETQPMEHDQQVTDHGDWLGATPGQNPSDSQGRGKWQHTGSTSQQSSYMPTPSSQSENSEVMEMSRNMQIHPQKFSTLQEERFMALQDQLQIQSENSSSFTTLQEERYSNLRNQIQTHSDNFNSFSSTIMQWSDATHRYLSRSSNTLNWNIIEFTNLYEQGRPLRQPSGYRGRNDPSQERQR; encoded by the coding sequence ATGGGCTACACTTGGGATCCTACAACGCGAATATACAAGATCCGTAAACAAGTTTCAAGTTATAGTATTCGACATTtggaagatgatgatgatgatgaagacgatgaagatgatgaagacgGGGAAGAGAATAATAATGACGAAACTCAACCTATGGAGCATGATCAACAAGTCACTGACCATGGTGATTGGCTAGGTGCTACTCCTGGACAAAATCCATCTGATAGCCAAGGTCGGGGAAAGTGGCAACACACCGGCTCGACCAGCCAACAATCATCCTATATGCCTACACCTTCTTCTCAATCTGAAAATTCTGAAGTGATGGAAATGTCGAGAAACATGCAAATTCATCCGCAAAAATTTTCTACACTTCAAGAGGAGAGATTTATGGCCTTACAAGATCAGCTTCAGATTCAAAGTGAGAACTCTTCCTCTTTTACTACTCTCCAAGAGGAACGATACTCAAACTTAAGAAATCAGATCCAAACCCACAGTGACAACTTCAATTCATTTTCCTCCACAATCATGCAATGGAGTGATGCCACTCATCGCTATCTCTCCAGATCCTCCAATACGCTTAACTGGAACATCATTGAATTCACCAACCTTTATGAACAAGGCAGGCCGTTGCGTCAACCTTCTGGTTATAGAGGCAGAAATGACCCGTCACAGGAGAGACAACGTTAG